From a region of the Nocardioides ginsengisegetis genome:
- a CDS encoding F0F1 ATP synthase subunit B, translating into MASVAIVPMESNFLVPNGTFFVELFAFAIMVFILGKYVVPPINKAMTARQEAIRQQFADLDQAKSEAHQAEEEFRAQIADARHEAARIREEAREQGAGIIAEMREQAQAEAQRIVEHAHTQIEADRKAAVASLRNEVGTLATTLAGRIVGESLDDEARQSRVVERFLTDLDQARSN; encoded by the coding sequence ATGGCAAGCGTTGCGATCGTCCCGATGGAGAGCAACTTCCTCGTTCCCAACGGCACGTTCTTCGTCGAGCTGTTCGCCTTCGCGATCATGGTGTTCATCCTGGGCAAGTACGTCGTCCCGCCGATCAACAAGGCGATGACGGCGCGCCAGGAGGCCATTCGCCAGCAGTTCGCGGACCTCGACCAGGCCAAGTCCGAGGCCCACCAGGCCGAGGAGGAGTTCCGCGCGCAGATCGCGGACGCCCGTCACGAGGCCGCTCGCATCCGCGAGGAGGCGCGCGAGCAGGGTGCGGGGATCATCGCGGAGATGCGGGAGCAGGCCCAGGCCGAGGCTCAGCGCATCGTCGAGCACGCCCACACCCAGATCGAGGCCGACCGCAAGGCGGCCGTCGCGTCGCTGCGCAACGAGGTGGGCACGCTCGCCACCACGCTGGCGGGTCGCATCGTCGGTGAGTCGCTGGACGACGAGGCTCGCCAGAGCCGGGTCGTCGAGCGCTTCCTCACCGACCTCGACCAGGCGCGGAGCAACTGA
- a CDS encoding F0F1 ATP synthase subunit delta, whose amino-acid sequence MQGSSGESLARLSDALGTAIDGGADGATVGDGLFAAADVLRDQPALRRAATDPSSPAEAKRALVSGIFGSHLDSTATEIVGTAAGLRWASSGDLARALEQLGVVALVKAADAAGEADRLEDDLFRFGRAVVDNPELRDALSDPARSAGDKRALVRSLLEGKAAGGAIRLAERSVSGVHLTVARALDEYGKVAAETRNRLVALVRTARPLEAGEQQRLADVLARQYSRPVHLNVVVDQSVVGGLRLQIGDQVIDGTIASRLDDARRRLVG is encoded by the coding sequence ATGCAGGGTTCGTCCGGAGAGTCCCTCGCGCGTCTGTCCGACGCGCTGGGCACGGCCATCGACGGGGGCGCCGACGGCGCCACCGTGGGTGACGGCCTGTTCGCCGCAGCCGACGTGCTGCGCGACCAGCCGGCGCTCCGTCGTGCGGCGACCGACCCGTCCAGCCCGGCCGAGGCCAAGCGCGCCCTGGTGAGCGGCATCTTCGGCAGCCACCTGGACAGCACCGCCACCGAGATCGTGGGCACGGCCGCCGGGCTCCGCTGGGCATCCAGCGGAGACCTCGCCCGGGCCCTCGAGCAGCTCGGTGTCGTGGCGCTGGTCAAGGCCGCCGACGCCGCGGGCGAGGCGGACCGCCTCGAGGACGACCTGTTCCGCTTCGGCCGCGCGGTCGTCGACAACCCCGAGCTGCGCGACGCCCTCTCGGACCCGGCGCGGTCCGCGGGCGACAAGCGGGCCCTGGTGCGCTCCCTCCTGGAGGGCAAGGCCGCGGGCGGAGCGATCCGCCTGGCCGAGCGCTCCGTCTCCGGCGTCCACCTCACGGTGGCCCGGGCCCTCGACGAGTACGGCAAGGTGGCCGCGGAGACGCGCAACCGCCTCGTCGCGCTGGTCCGCACCGCTCGCCCCCTCGAGGCGGGGGAGCAGCAGCGCCTCGCGGACGTGCTGGCCCGCCAGTACTCCCGCCCGGTGCACCTCAACGTGGTGGTCGACCAGAGCGTGGTCGGCGGCCTCCGCCTCCAGATCGGTGACCAGGTCATCGACGGCACCATCGCGAGCCGCCTCGACGACGCGCGCCGGCGCCTGGTCGGCTGA
- the atpA gene encoding F0F1 ATP synthase subunit alpha, translating into MTELTIRPEEIRDALQKYVADYQPDAASKEEVGTVAQAADGIARVTGLPSAMANELLEFEDGTLGIALNLDTREIGVVVLGDFDKIEEGQTVRRTGEILSVPVGDGFMGRVVDPLGTPIDGLGEIQSDERRALELQAPTVMDRKSVHEPLATGIKAIDAMTPIGRGQRQLIIGDRATGKTTIAIDTIINQKQNWESGDPDKQVRCIYVAIGQKGSTIASVRGALEEAGALEYTTIVASPASDSAGFKYLAPYTGSAIGQHWMYDGKHVLIVFDDLTKQAEAYRAVSLLLRRPPGREAYPGDVFYLHSRLLERCAKLSDAKGKGSMTGLPIIETKANDVSAFIPTNVISITDGQIFLQSDLFASNQRPAIDVGVSVSRVGGSAMTKAMKAVTGSLKVDLAQFRAMEAFAMFASDLDAASRQQLDRGQRLMALLKQPAYSPYPLEEMTVSLWLGTTGRLDKVPTPDVLRFEQEFLDYLRRSNDGVLSTIRETQKFEDGTEQSLDKAYTSFLDQFETSDGGSIKVGHEPQAEALEDEDQEQIVKQKRG; encoded by the coding sequence ATGACGGAGCTCACGATCCGTCCGGAGGAGATCCGCGACGCGCTCCAGAAGTACGTCGCGGACTACCAGCCCGACGCAGCGAGCAAGGAAGAGGTCGGCACGGTCGCCCAGGCCGCCGACGGCATCGCCCGGGTCACCGGTCTTCCGTCGGCCATGGCCAACGAGCTGCTCGAGTTCGAGGACGGCACGCTGGGCATCGCCCTGAACCTCGACACCCGCGAGATCGGTGTCGTCGTCCTGGGTGACTTCGACAAGATCGAGGAAGGCCAGACGGTCCGCCGGACCGGCGAGATCCTCTCGGTCCCCGTCGGAGACGGCTTCATGGGCCGCGTCGTCGACCCGCTCGGCACCCCGATCGACGGCCTCGGCGAGATCCAGAGCGACGAGCGCCGCGCGCTCGAGCTCCAGGCCCCGACCGTCATGGACCGCAAGTCGGTGCACGAGCCGCTCGCGACCGGCATCAAGGCGATCGACGCCATGACCCCGATCGGCCGTGGCCAGCGCCAGCTGATCATCGGTGACCGCGCGACCGGCAAGACCACCATCGCGATCGACACGATCATCAACCAGAAGCAGAACTGGGAGTCCGGTGACCCGGACAAGCAGGTGCGCTGCATCTACGTCGCCATCGGCCAGAAGGGCTCGACCATCGCCTCCGTGCGTGGCGCCCTCGAGGAGGCGGGTGCGCTGGAGTACACCACGATCGTGGCGTCCCCGGCCTCGGACAGCGCGGGCTTCAAGTACCTCGCTCCCTACACCGGCTCGGCCATCGGCCAGCACTGGATGTACGACGGCAAGCACGTCCTCATCGTGTTCGACGACCTGACCAAGCAGGCCGAGGCCTACCGCGCCGTGTCGCTGCTGCTGCGCCGCCCGCCGGGCCGTGAGGCCTACCCGGGTGACGTCTTCTACCTGCACAGCCGCCTGCTCGAGCGTTGCGCCAAGCTCTCCGACGCCAAGGGCAAGGGCTCGATGACCGGCCTGCCGATCATCGAGACCAAGGCCAACGACGTCTCGGCGTTCATCCCGACCAACGTCATCTCGATCACCGACGGCCAGATCTTCCTGCAGTCGGACCTGTTCGCGTCCAACCAGCGCCCGGCCATCGACGTCGGCGTCTCGGTCTCGCGCGTGGGTGGCTCGGCCATGACCAAGGCGATGAAGGCCGTCACCGGCTCGCTGAAGGTCGACCTGGCCCAGTTCCGCGCCATGGAGGCGTTCGCGATGTTCGCCTCCGACCTCGACGCGGCCTCGCGCCAGCAGCTCGACCGCGGCCAGCGCCTGATGGCGCTGCTCAAGCAGCCGGCCTACTCGCCGTACCCGCTCGAGGAGATGACCGTCTCGCTGTGGCTCGGCACCACCGGCCGCCTGGACAAGGTCCCCACCCCCGACGTGCTGCGCTTCGAGCAGGAGTTCCTCGACTACCTGCGCCGCAGCAACGACGGCGTGCTCTCGACCATCCGTGAGACCCAGAAGTTCGAGGACGGCACGGAGCAGTCGCTGGACAAGGCCTACACCTCCTTCCTGGACCAGTTCGAGACCTCCGACGGTGGCTCGATCAAGGTCGGCCACGAGCCCCAGGCCGAGGCGCTGGAGGACGAGGACCAGGAGCAGATCGTCAAGCAGAAGCGGGGCTGA
- a CDS encoding F0F1 ATP synthase subunit gamma encodes MAVSLREYRARIKSTESMKKITRAMELIAASRIIKAQQRAQSAAPYARELTRAVSAVATYANVDHPLTREPEDPKRAAVLIVTSDRGLAGAYSSSVLKEAERLAEKLRGEGKEIDTYICGRKGEAYFKFRARPIVRSWTGFSDQPSNDIAHDVGKTLIEAFLKDEGDEGNVDEVHVVYTRFRSMLVQEPTAIRLLPLEVVEGEEKPAPDEVLPLYEFEPSAEHVLDGLLPQYVQSRIFFAMLQAAASELAARQKAMKSATDNADELIKKYRRIANQARQAGITQEISEIVGGVNALADANAGNE; translated from the coding sequence ATGGCCGTATCGCTGCGTGAGTACCGAGCGCGGATCAAGTCGACGGAGTCGATGAAGAAGATCACGCGCGCCATGGAGCTCATTGCTGCGTCCCGCATCATCAAGGCGCAGCAGCGGGCCCAGTCGGCCGCGCCCTACGCCCGGGAGCTGACCCGCGCGGTGTCGGCGGTGGCGACCTACGCCAACGTCGACCACCCGCTCACGCGTGAGCCGGAGGACCCCAAGCGGGCCGCCGTGCTCATCGTGACCAGCGACCGTGGCCTGGCCGGCGCCTACTCCTCGAGCGTGCTCAAGGAGGCCGAGCGCCTCGCGGAGAAGCTCCGCGGGGAGGGCAAGGAGATCGACACCTACATCTGCGGCCGCAAGGGCGAGGCGTACTTCAAGTTCCGCGCCCGTCCGATCGTGCGGTCGTGGACCGGGTTCTCCGACCAGCCGTCCAACGACATCGCCCACGACGTCGGGAAGACCCTCATCGAGGCCTTCCTGAAGGACGAGGGCGATGAGGGGAACGTCGACGAGGTGCACGTGGTCTACACGCGCTTCCGCTCGATGCTGGTCCAGGAGCCGACGGCCATCCGCCTGCTCCCGCTGGAGGTCGTCGAGGGCGAGGAGAAGCCCGCGCCCGACGAGGTCCTGCCGCTCTACGAGTTCGAGCCCTCGGCCGAGCACGTCCTGGACGGACTGCTTCCGCAGTACGTCCAGAGCCGGATCTTCTTCGCCATGCTGCAGGCGGCCGCTTCCGAGCTGGCCGCGCGACAGAAGGCGATGAAGTCCGCGACGGACAACGCCGACGAGCTCATCAAGAAGTACCGCCGGATCGCCAACCAGGCCCGCCAGGCCGGCATTACCCAGGAAATCAGCGAGATCGTCGGTGGCGTCAACGCGCTGGCCGACGCCAACGCCGGGAATGAGTGA
- the atpD gene encoding F0F1 ATP synthase subunit beta, which translates to MTATVEETTAKAAGGVGRIARVIGPVVDIEFPIDSMPEMYNKLETKLELGGEAKVLSLEVAQHIGDGMVRAISLQPTDGLVRGAQVQDTGGPITVPVGDATLGRVFNTLGECLNLEGDEQLEVKERWGIHRKAPAFDQLESKTQMFETGIKVIDLLTPYVQGGKIGLFGGAGVGKTVLIQEMIARVAKDHGGVSVFAGVGERTREGNDLIVEMEEAGVIGQTALVFGQMDEPPGTRLRVALSALTMAEYFRDVQGQDVLLFIDNIFRFTQAGSEVSTLLGRMPSAVGYQPNLADEMGTLQERITSTRGHSITSMQAIYVPADDYTDPAPATTFAHLDATTELSREIASLGIYPAVDPLTSTSRILDAQYIGQAHYDCAIRIKQILQRNKELQDIIAILGVDELSEEDKIIVSRARRIQRFLSQNTYVAKQFTGIEGSTVPVADTIEAFNKIADGEYDHVAEQAFFMCGGLDDVEKKWAEIQKSL; encoded by the coding sequence ATGACTGCCACTGTTGAAGAGACCACGGCCAAGGCTGCTGGCGGCGTCGGCAGGATCGCCCGCGTCATCGGTCCGGTCGTCGACATCGAGTTCCCCATCGACTCGATGCCCGAGATGTACAACAAGCTCGAGACCAAGCTGGAGCTCGGCGGCGAGGCCAAGGTGCTCTCGCTCGAGGTCGCCCAGCACATCGGTGACGGCATGGTCCGCGCGATCTCGCTGCAGCCGACCGACGGCCTGGTCCGCGGCGCGCAGGTGCAGGACACCGGCGGCCCGATCACGGTTCCCGTGGGCGACGCGACGCTCGGCCGGGTGTTCAACACCCTGGGCGAGTGCCTGAACCTCGAGGGCGACGAGCAGCTCGAGGTCAAGGAGCGCTGGGGCATCCACCGCAAGGCCCCGGCCTTCGACCAGCTCGAGTCCAAGACCCAGATGTTCGAGACCGGCATCAAGGTCATCGACCTGCTGACCCCCTACGTGCAGGGCGGCAAGATCGGCCTGTTCGGCGGCGCCGGCGTGGGCAAGACCGTGCTCATCCAGGAGATGATCGCGCGTGTCGCCAAGGACCACGGTGGTGTGTCGGTGTTCGCCGGTGTCGGCGAGCGCACCCGTGAGGGCAACGACCTGATCGTCGAGATGGAGGAGGCCGGCGTCATCGGCCAGACCGCCCTCGTCTTCGGCCAGATGGACGAGCCGCCGGGCACCCGCCTGCGCGTGGCCCTCTCGGCACTGACGATGGCGGAGTACTTCCGCGACGTGCAGGGCCAGGACGTGCTGCTGTTCATCGACAACATCTTCCGGTTCACGCAGGCCGGTTCCGAGGTGTCCACGCTGCTCGGCCGCATGCCGTCCGCCGTGGGCTACCAGCCGAACCTCGCCGACGAGATGGGCACGCTTCAGGAGCGGATCACCTCGACCCGCGGTCACTCGATCACCTCGATGCAGGCGATCTACGTGCCGGCGGACGACTACACCGACCCCGCCCCGGCGACGACCTTCGCCCACCTCGACGCGACCACCGAGCTCTCGCGAGAGATCGCCTCGCTCGGTATCTACCCCGCGGTGGACCCGCTGACGTCGACCTCGCGGATCCTGGACGCCCAGTACATCGGGCAGGCCCACTACGACTGCGCCATCCGGATCAAGCAGATCCTGCAGCGCAACAAGGAGCTCCAGGACATCATCGCGATCCTCGGTGTCGACGAGCTCTCCGAAGAGGACAAGATCATCGTGTCCCGCGCTCGCCGTATCCAGCGCTTCCTGTCCCAGAACACCTACGTCGCCAAGCAGTTCACCGGCATCGAGGGTTCGACGGTCCCGGTGGCCGACACGATCGAGGCGTTCAACAAGATCGCCGACGGTGAGTACGACCACGTGGCCGAGCAGGCCTTCTTCATGTGCGGCGGTCTGGACGACGTCGAGAAGAAGTGGGCAGAGATCCAGAAGAGCCTCTGA
- a CDS encoding F0F1 ATP synthase subunit epsilon, translating to MADTDSHLQVELVAADRTVWSGPATMVIARTAEGDVGILRNHTPILSLLVSGVVEITEPDSHQHFVAVDDGFISVAHNRVSILAEHAEMSHEIDLDEARAQLEAAEADPEDQKQQARIRAAEARIRTFERAR from the coding sequence ATGGCCGACACCGACAGCCACCTCCAGGTGGAGCTCGTGGCGGCGGACCGGACCGTGTGGTCCGGTCCCGCCACCATGGTCATCGCCCGGACGGCCGAGGGTGACGTGGGGATCCTGCGCAACCACACGCCGATCCTCTCGCTGCTCGTCAGCGGGGTCGTCGAGATCACCGAGCCGGACAGCCACCAGCACTTCGTGGCCGTCGACGACGGGTTCATCTCGGTCGCCCACAACCGGGTCTCGATCCTGGCCGAGCACGCCGAGATGTCCCACGAGATCGACCTCGACGAGGCTCGGGCCCAGCTCGAGGCTGCCGAGGCCGACCCCGAGGACCAGAAGCAGCAGGCCCGGATCCGTGCCGCCGAGGCGCGTATCCGCACGTTCGAACGGGCGCGCTGA
- a CDS encoding DUF2550 domain-containing protein, protein MPVWQWLLDAAGGLLLLVLCYGVALIVRRRVLSRNGGTFELSFRVRPERAGRGWLLGLGRYSGESLEWFRIFSLSPRPKRSWERSHLRYSGRRAPEGVEQMSLYPDHVVICCRTDDGADVELAMGPSSLMGFQAWLESGPPGASWERPARR, encoded by the coding sequence ATGCCGGTCTGGCAGTGGCTGCTCGACGCAGCCGGTGGCCTGCTCCTGCTCGTCCTGTGTTACGGCGTCGCCCTGATCGTGCGTCGCCGCGTGCTGTCCCGCAACGGTGGCACCTTCGAGCTCTCCTTCCGCGTCCGTCCCGAGAGGGCCGGGCGCGGTTGGCTTCTCGGGCTCGGCCGCTACTCCGGTGAGTCCCTGGAGTGGTTCCGGATCTTCTCGCTCTCCCCGCGGCCCAAGCGCTCATGGGAGCGCTCGCACCTGCGCTACTCCGGCCGCCGGGCACCCGAGGGCGTCGAGCAGATGTCGCTCTACCCCGACCACGTCGTGATCTGCTGCCGCACCGACGACGGCGCCGACGTCGAGCTCGCGATGGGCCCCTCCTCGCTGATGGGCTTCCAGGCCTGGCTCGAGTCCGGCCCGCCCGGCGCGTCGTGGGAGCGTCCCGCGCGCCGATGA
- a CDS encoding MFS transporter, with the protein MGASRAPMILRARNAVALTFALNGFCFATLVSRLPDLRADLDLANGPLGLLLLAIAAGSVLALPSSGRLIERLGAARVVRAGGALTAVGMVLAGTGAGELSSVPVTAVGFFAYGIGTGTWDVAMNVEGAEVERRIGRTIMPRFHAGWSLGSIAGAAVGIPMAAAGVALPWHVGVGGVVAAVLVGVVARAFPEPTVHHDEQGSSGSAWLEPRTLAIGVMVLAFATVEGSANDWLSLALIDGYGVAHWVGVAGFSAFVTAMTAGRLLGPFALDRWGRAPVLWATAATAATGILLVVWGGHVLLVGLGILVWGLGASLGFPVGMSAAADETTRAAARVSVVSTIGYAAFLAGPPLLGQLGDRVGTLDSLLAIAVLMVPAAISVSAARPARHPAPTGRPPAPGWRDGRG; encoded by the coding sequence GTGGGAGCGTCCCGCGCGCCGATGATCCTGCGCGCCCGCAACGCTGTCGCCCTGACGTTCGCCCTGAACGGCTTCTGCTTCGCCACGCTCGTCTCGAGGCTGCCCGACCTGCGTGCCGACCTCGACCTGGCCAACGGCCCGCTGGGCCTGCTGCTGCTCGCGATCGCCGCCGGGTCGGTGCTGGCCCTGCCCTCCAGCGGACGACTGATCGAGCGCCTCGGCGCGGCCCGGGTGGTCCGGGCGGGGGGCGCCCTCACCGCGGTCGGCATGGTGCTCGCGGGCACCGGGGCGGGCGAGCTGTCCTCGGTGCCGGTGACGGCCGTGGGCTTCTTCGCCTACGGCATCGGCACCGGGACGTGGGACGTCGCCATGAACGTCGAGGGCGCCGAGGTGGAGCGCAGGATCGGTCGCACCATCATGCCGCGCTTCCACGCGGGCTGGAGCCTGGGCAGCATCGCCGGGGCCGCCGTCGGGATCCCGATGGCCGCCGCCGGGGTTGCCCTGCCGTGGCACGTGGGGGTGGGCGGCGTGGTCGCCGCGGTCCTGGTCGGCGTGGTCGCCCGGGCCTTCCCTGAGCCGACGGTCCACCACGACGAGCAGGGTTCCTCGGGCTCGGCCTGGCTCGAGCCGCGCACCCTCGCCATCGGCGTGATGGTGCTCGCCTTCGCGACCGTGGAGGGTTCGGCCAACGACTGGCTCTCGCTCGCGCTCATCGACGGCTACGGCGTGGCGCACTGGGTCGGCGTCGCCGGGTTCTCGGCGTTCGTCACCGCGATGACGGCGGGGAGGCTCCTCGGCCCCTTCGCCCTGGACCGTTGGGGCCGGGCCCCGGTGCTGTGGGCCACGGCTGCGACCGCCGCGACCGGCATCCTGCTCGTGGTGTGGGGCGGCCACGTCCTGCTCGTCGGCCTCGGGATCCTGGTCTGGGGCCTCGGTGCGTCCCTCGGCTTCCCGGTCGGCATGAGTGCGGCGGCCGACGAGACGACGCGGGCCGCGGCGCGGGTCAGCGTCGTCTCGACGATCGGCTACGCGGCGTTCCTCGCCGGGCCACCCCTGCTCGGCCAGCTCGGTGACCGGGTCGGGACCCTGGACTCGCTGCTCGCGATCGCCGTGTTGATGGTGCCGGCCGCGATCAGCGTCAGTGCTGCTCGCCCCGCTCGCCACCCGGCACCCACAGGACGTCCCCCTGCTCCCGGTTGGCGTGACGGGCGAGGATGA
- a CDS encoding cob(I)yrinic acid a,c-diamide adenosyltransferase, with the protein MVNLTRIYTRTGDAGQTRLGDMSTTSKNDPRLHAYADVDEANAQLGVAIALGDLDEDVVAVLTHVQNDLFDVGADFCTPVVESPEFPPLRIEQAYVDRLEAWCDHYNEHLANLRSFILSGGTPGGALLHVARTVVRRAERSAWAAHAEHAETMNVLAITYLNRLSDLLFILARHANREQGDVLWVPGGERGEQH; encoded by the coding sequence ATGGTCAACCTCACGCGGATCTACACGCGCACCGGCGATGCCGGCCAGACGCGGCTCGGCGACATGAGCACCACGTCCAAGAACGACCCGCGGCTGCACGCCTACGCCGACGTCGACGAGGCCAACGCCCAGCTCGGGGTCGCGATCGCGCTGGGCGACCTCGACGAGGACGTCGTGGCCGTCCTCACGCACGTCCAGAACGACCTGTTCGACGTCGGCGCCGACTTCTGCACCCCGGTGGTCGAGAGCCCGGAGTTCCCGCCGCTGCGCATCGAGCAGGCCTACGTGGACCGGCTCGAGGCGTGGTGCGACCACTACAACGAGCACCTGGCCAACCTGCGCTCGTTCATCCTCAGCGGCGGCACCCCCGGCGGCGCCCTGCTGCACGTGGCGCGCACCGTCGTACGCCGGGCGGAGCGGTCGGCCTGGGCGGCGCACGCCGAGCACGCGGAGACCATGAACGTCCTCGCGATCACCTACCTGAACCGGCTCTCCGACCTGTTGTTCATCCTCGCCCGTCACGCCAACCGGGAGCAGGGGGACGTCCTGTGGGTGCCGGGTGGCGAGCGGGGCGAGCAGCACTGA
- a CDS encoding STAS domain-containing protein — protein MDIITDGPTLVLVGDFDVRSTMQVRAAIYDHLEGHDEDVVVDLTGVDVVDLTALKVLAVATRQASRSGHHLTLRGCGPAVRRMLHLSRLIRVVEVERAAASA, from the coding sequence ATGGACATCATCACCGACGGCCCGACACTCGTGCTCGTGGGCGACTTCGACGTGCGGAGCACCATGCAGGTCCGGGCCGCGATCTACGACCACCTCGAGGGACACGACGAGGACGTGGTCGTGGACCTGACGGGCGTCGACGTGGTCGACCTGACCGCCCTCAAGGTGCTCGCCGTGGCGACCCGGCAGGCCTCCCGGTCCGGGCACCACCTCACCCTGCGGGGTTGCGGACCCGCGGTGCGCCGGATGCTCCACCTCTCGCGGCTGATCCGCGTCGTGGAGGTCGAGCGGGCGGCGGCCAGCGCCTGA
- a CDS encoding protein meaA produces the protein MSDYPHRDELPSGRSRSTLGPMTEMDRPQKDRPWVMRTYAGHSTAAASNALYRTNLAKGQTGLSVAFDLPTQTGYDPDSPLSRGEVGKVGVPVPHLGEMRRLFEDIPLTEMNTSMTINAVAMWMLAMYQVVAEEQCPDLSPEEVAAQLAGTTQNDIIKEYLSRGTYAFPPEASMRLIADMIAYTVHQIPKWNPINICSYHLQEAGATPTQELAYALCTAIAVLDQVKNAGQVSEDDFEKVVGRISFFVNAGVRFVEETCKMRAFVQLWDEITRERYGVTDPKMRRFRYGVQVNSLGLTEAQPENNVQRIVLEMLGVTLSKNARARALQLPAWNEALGLPRPWDQQWSLRLQQVLAFESDLLEYGDIFDGSHVIEAKVAELVEGAKQEIDRVQAMGGAIAAVEYMKSELVSSHAARRARIESGDEVIVGVNKFETTEPSPLTADLDGAIMAADPEAERTALASVEEWKAQRDGDAVAEALAALAAAAKTDANLMEATLAAARAGATTGEWAGTLREVFGEYRGPTGVSGAVVAEAGAELTAVRDRVRQTGEELGGRLRLLVGKPGLDGHSNGAEQVAVRARDAGFEVIYQGIRLTPEQIVAAAVAEDVHCVGLSILSGSHMELVPAVLDGLREAGLGDLPVIVGGIIPDSDGRRLQELGVAAVYTPKDFGLTEIMAGIVEVIRKANDLD, from the coding sequence GTGTCGGATTACCCACACCGAGACGAGTTACCAAGCGGTAGGTCACGTTCTACGCTCGGACCCATGACCGAGATGGACCGTCCCCAGAAGGACCGCCCCTGGGTGATGCGCACGTACGCCGGCCACTCCACGGCCGCCGCGTCGAACGCGCTCTACCGCACCAACCTGGCCAAGGGCCAGACCGGCCTCTCCGTGGCGTTCGACCTGCCCACGCAGACCGGCTACGACCCGGACTCCCCGCTCTCGCGCGGCGAGGTCGGCAAGGTGGGCGTGCCCGTGCCGCACCTCGGCGAGATGCGCCGGCTCTTCGAGGACATCCCGCTCACCGAGATGAACACCTCGATGACGATCAACGCCGTCGCGATGTGGATGCTCGCGATGTACCAGGTCGTCGCGGAGGAGCAGTGCCCCGACCTGTCGCCCGAGGAGGTCGCCGCCCAGCTGGCCGGCACCACCCAGAACGACATCATCAAGGAGTACCTCTCCCGCGGGACCTACGCGTTCCCGCCCGAGGCCTCGATGCGGCTGATCGCCGACATGATCGCCTACACCGTCCACCAGATCCCCAAGTGGAACCCGATCAACATCTGCAGCTACCACCTGCAGGAGGCCGGCGCGACGCCCACGCAGGAGCTCGCCTACGCGCTGTGCACCGCCATCGCCGTCCTCGACCAGGTCAAGAACGCCGGCCAGGTCTCCGAGGACGACTTCGAGAAGGTCGTCGGCCGGATCTCCTTCTTCGTCAACGCCGGCGTCCGGTTCGTCGAGGAGACCTGCAAGATGCGGGCCTTCGTCCAGCTGTGGGACGAGATCACCCGCGAGCGCTACGGCGTCACCGACCCGAAGATGCGCCGCTTCCGCTACGGCGTGCAGGTCAACTCCCTCGGCCTGACCGAGGCCCAGCCCGAGAACAACGTGCAGCGCATCGTGCTCGAGATGCTGGGTGTCACGCTGTCCAAGAACGCCCGTGCCCGGGCGCTCCAGCTGCCCGCGTGGAACGAGGCCCTCGGCCTGCCCCGGCCGTGGGACCAGCAGTGGTCGCTGCGCCTCCAGCAGGTGCTGGCCTTCGAGTCCGACCTCCTGGAGTACGGCGACATCTTCGACGGCTCGCACGTCATCGAGGCCAAGGTCGCCGAGCTGGTCGAGGGCGCGAAGCAGGAGATCGACCGCGTCCAGGCCATGGGCGGCGCGATCGCCGCCGTGGAGTACATGAAGTCCGAGCTCGTCTCCTCGCACGCCGCCCGGCGGGCGCGGATCGAGTCCGGCGACGAGGTCATCGTCGGCGTCAACAAGTTCGAGACGACCGAGCCGTCGCCGCTGACCGCCGACCTCGACGGCGCGATCATGGCCGCCGACCCCGAGGCCGAGCGGACCGCGCTCGCCAGCGTCGAGGAGTGGAAGGCCCAGCGCGACGGCGACGCCGTCGCCGAGGCGCTGGCGGCGCTGGCCGCCGCGGCGAAGACCGACGCCAACCTCATGGAAGCCACCCTGGCGGCCGCCCGGGCGGGCGCCACGACGGGCGAGTGGGCCGGCACGCTGCGCGAGGTGTTCGGCGAGTACCGCGGCCCCACGGGCGTGAGCGGTGCCGTCGTCGCCGAGGCCGGCGCCGAGCTCACGGCCGTGCGTGACCGGGTCCGGCAGACCGGCGAGGAGCTGGGCGGCCGCCTGCGGCTGCTGGTCGGGAAGCCCGGGCTCGACGGCCACTCCAACGGCGCCGAGCAGGTCGCCGTGCGGGCCCGCGACGCGGGCTTCGAGGTGATCTACCAGGGCATCAGGCTGACGCCCGAGCAGATCGTCGCCGCTGCCGTCGCCGAGGACGTGCACTGCGTCGGCCTCTCGATCCTGTCCGGCTCGCACATGGAGCTGGTCCCCGCGGTCCTCGACGGGCTGCGCGAGGCCGGCCTCGGCGACCTGCCGGTGATCGTGGGCGGGATCATCCCCGACTCCGACGGGCGCCGGCTCCAGGAGCTGGGCGTGGCCGCGGTCTACACCCCCAAGGACTTCGGGCTCACCGAGATCATGGCCGGCATCGTCGAGGTGATCCGCAAGGCCAACGACCTGGACTAG